In the Candidatus Omnitrophota bacterium genome, one interval contains:
- a CDS encoding MEDS domain-containing protein — protein sequence RVVADITNNMSLRKTGIKVVGDMPWGSHLCQFYHTKRDLLEILLPYFKAGLKNNEFCMWVTSEPLGTKEAKGALKKEVKNLDRLIKKGQIEILDYSQWYTKGGRFNADRVLAGWVEKEQQALKKGFSGLRLTGNTFWLEKADWENFTEYEAKVNNTIGGRRMLAICTYSLDRCSASQVIDVVNNHQFALIKRKGRWTSVESSSYRTAINNLEEMNRRYQLLIDNIRLHIAVIDKTGKFTVWNKYSEDLFGYTKSEAIGKLKPGDIHISRTDAARVIRGAKEKGIFDDEVKLRRKNGSLVDVHLVVVPNKDHKGNVINYHGFGENITERKHAERFLRQSHHGLEKRVQERTRELKQLNKALEAAKDNLNRAQQVAHIGSWYLDIADNALAWSDETYHIFGLNIGSPLDYAKFLEIVHPEDREYVNISWQNALRQGFYDIEHRIVVAGRIKWVRESAQVEFDKRGKAIRGIGTVQDITEQKEHEKNTRKLQQELTHVSRVTTMGELTAALAHELNQPLMAIMSNAQAAQRFLAKSNPDINEIKEILSDIVKDDKRASDVINKLRALIRKSDIEFTILNINDVVNEVVSLVHSDIVIRSITLNTELSDKNLFVNGDRIQLQQVILNLILNSFEATKDVDSKRVRIRTAKENDESIVVSFEDAGTGIDEENLSRIFEPFFTTKKEGMGMGLAINKVIIESHGGTLWAENNPDKGATFYFTLPISKECSK from the coding sequence GGCGAGTAGTGGCAGATATAACAAATAACATGAGTTTGCGTAAGACCGGCATAAAGGTGGTTGGAGATATGCCCTGGGGATCGCATCTATGCCAGTTTTACCATACTAAAAGAGATTTGCTTGAAATACTCTTACCTTATTTTAAGGCCGGATTAAAGAATAACGAATTTTGTATGTGGGTGACTTCCGAGCCTCTAGGCACTAAAGAGGCAAAAGGCGCACTTAAGAAAGAGGTAAAAAACCTGGATAGGCTGATTAAAAAGGGGCAGATAGAGATACTGGATTATAGCCAGTGGTACACAAAGGGCGGCAGGTTCAATGCCGATAGAGTATTAGCCGGCTGGGTAGAGAAAGAGCAGCAAGCCTTAAAAAAAGGGTTCTCTGGCCTGCGTCTTACCGGAAATACCTTCTGGCTGGAAAAGGCAGACTGGGAGAATTTTACCGAGTATGAAGCTAAGGTCAACAATACTATTGGCGGCCGCCGGATGCTGGCTATCTGTACTTATTCTCTGGATAGATGCAGCGCATCCCAGGTCATAGACGTTGTCAATAATCATCAGTTTGCCCTGATAAAACGCAAGGGCAGGTGGACTTCCGTTGAAAGCTCATCGTACAGAACGGCAATAAATAATTTAGAAGAGATGAACCGTAGATATCAATTGCTTATTGACAATATACGTTTACATATCGCCGTGATAGACAAAACTGGGAAATTTACCGTGTGGAACAAATATTCGGAAGATTTATTCGGATATACAAAAAGTGAGGCCATTGGGAAGCTTAAGCCAGGGGACATACATATTTCCCGTACGGATGCCGCAAGGGTTATCCGCGGCGCGAAAGAAAAAGGTATTTTTGATGATGAAGTTAAGTTAAGGCGCAAAAATGGCTCGCTTGTAGATGTGCATTTGGTTGTGGTGCCTAATAAAGATCACAAGGGTAATGTAATAAACTACCATGGATTTGGCGAGAACATCACCGAACGTAAGCATGCTGAAAGATTTCTACGTCAATCACACCACGGGCTTGAAAAACGCGTTCAAGAGCGCACTCGAGAGCTAAAACAGCTAAACAAGGCTTTGGAAGCGGCAAAGGATAATCTTAATAGAGCCCAACAAGTGGCACATATTGGAAGCTGGTATCTCGATATAGCGGATAATGCCTTAGCCTGGTCTGATGAAACCTATCACATATTTGGGTTAAATATAGGGTCACCGCTTGATTACGCGAAGTTTCTTGAGATCGTTCATCCGGAAGACAGGGAGTATGTTAATATAAGTTGGCAGAACGCCCTACGTCAAGGGTTCTATGATATAGAGCATCGTATAGTGGTGGCAGGGAGAATAAAATGGGTCAGAGAAAGCGCCCAAGTAGAATTTGATAAGAGAGGTAAGGCTATTAGGGGCATAGGCACGGTACAGGACATTACTGAACAGAAAGAGCATGAAAAGAATACCCGTAAGCTCCAGCAGGAATTAACTCACGTCTCACGGGTTACGACGATGGGAGAACTTACCGCGGCCTTAGCACACGAACTTAACCAACCCCTCATGGCCATTATGAGCAACGCTCAGGCAGCACAGAGATTCCTGGCTAAGAGCAATCCGGATATAAATGAAATCAAAGAAATACTTTCTGATATTGTCAAAGACGATAAGCGGGCAAGTGATGTTATCAATAAGCTCAGAGCATTAATAAGAAAATCCGATATCGAGTTTACAATATTAAATATTAATGATGTTGTCAATGAAGTAGTCTCTCTTGTACACAGTGATATAGTTATAAGGAGTATAACCTTAAATACAGAACTCAGTGACAAAAATCTTTTTGTGAACGGGGACCGGATACAGTTGCAGCAGGTTATTTTAAATCTTATTCTCAACAGTTTTGAGGCAACGAAAGATGTTGATTCCAAGAGGGTTCGTATTCGCACGGCAAAAGAGAATGATGAGTCGATTGTCGTTAGTTTTGAGGATGCGGGAACCGGAATTGATGAAGAAAACCTGAGTCGTATCTTTGAACCATTTTTCACGACTAAGAAAGAAGGCATGGGAATGGGGCTGGCGATTAATAAAGTGATTATTGAATCTCATGGCGGCACCTTGTGGGCAGAGAATAATCCCGATAAAGGAGCGACGTTTTATTTTACTTTGCCCATAAGTAAGGAGTGTTCTAAATGA
- a CDS encoding response regulator, producing the protein MRRPLPIVFIADDDPSVRKSLERLIKSAGFKVEAFASSEEFLQRKIHKGAPACLVLDVRMPGLSGIDLQGELVRKGILLPIIFITGHGSIPMSVKAMKNGAVDFLPKPFGEEELLSAIDRAIEKCGQMQKNDAEKAKIQRRVKTLTPREYECLRWVITGMLNKQIAPRLGVTEKTIKVHRGRLMHKMQAVSVADLVRLTQKCGITPAKK; encoded by the coding sequence ATGAGGCGGCCGCTTCCAATTGTATTCATCGCCGACGATGATCCATCGGTGCGTAAAAGCTTGGAGAGGTTAATCAAGTCGGCGGGATTTAAAGTGGAGGCCTTTGCTTCGTCGGAAGAGTTCCTTCAACGGAAAATCCATAAAGGAGCCCCAGCTTGCTTAGTACTCGATGTGCGCATGCCGGGATTAAGCGGCATCGATCTTCAAGGAGAACTTGTTCGAAAGGGTATTTTGCTGCCGATCATATTTATTACCGGCCACGGTAGCATTCCTATGAGTGTTAAGGCGATGAAAAACGGCGCCGTAGATTTTTTACCAAAACCCTTTGGTGAAGAAGAACTGCTTTCAGCAATAGACCGGGCAATAGAAAAGTGCGGACAGATGCAAAAAAATGACGCGGAAAAGGCAAAAATCCAGCGCCGGGTCAAGACCCTTACCCCAAGAGAATACGAGTGTTTACGCTGGGTAATTACGGGAATGCTGAATAAACAGATTGCTCCTAGATTAGGTGTTACAGAGAAGACGATTAAAGTTCATCGTGGTCGCCTGATGCATAAAATGCAAGCTGTATCGGTTGCCGACCTTGTCCGCCTTACCCAAAAGTGCGGAATAACCCCAGCCAAAAAGTAA
- a CDS encoding response regulator translates to MIKIKPKIYIVDDDESIRRALSRLMKSTGYEAETFDSAQLFLDSVPPDTQGILILDIRMPDIDGFELQRRLNVSRSKLRIIFITAHAQAGDRERAMKAGAKGFLQKPFNETSLLDLINSISIEKDKR, encoded by the coding sequence ATGATCAAGATTAAACCAAAAATCTACATAGTTGACGATGATGAGTCCATTCGGCGAGCCCTGAGCCGTCTCATGAAATCTACCGGCTATGAGGCGGAAACGTTTGATTCGGCCCAGCTATTTTTGGACTCTGTTCCTCCCGATACTCAAGGTATCTTGATTTTGGATATTCGCATGCCGGATATAGACGGTTTTGAACTTCAAAGAAGATTAAACGTTTCGCGTTCTAAGTTGAGGATTATTTTTATTACCGCACACGCTCAGGCAGGAGACCGTGAACGTGCGATGAAAGCTGGCGCGAAAGGTTTTTTGCAGAAACCATTTAACGAAACCTCGCTCTTAGATTTGATAAATTCTATATCCATTGAGAAGGATAAAAGATAG
- a CDS encoding class II SORL domain-containing protein: MEKTWTCQEDILCGVNEPKDKANPTDLEKKHIPIIEAPDKVKKDELFEIKIEIGKLLAHPNEPAHFIEWIELYCGHTFLGRASLSGGASYPTVTFQVKLSHAHGPLKAWGKCNIHGLWEGLKTITVE, translated from the coding sequence ATGGAAAAGACATGGACATGCCAGGAGGATATTTTGTGCGGGGTTAATGAGCCAAAGGATAAAGCTAATCCTACAGACCTTGAGAAGAAACATATTCCTATAATAGAAGCACCGGACAAGGTTAAAAAGGATGAACTTTTTGAGATTAAAATTGAGATCGGAAAGTTATTAGCCCACCCTAACGAACCGGCTCATTTTATAGAGTGGATCGAACTTTATTGTGGGCACACATTCTTAGGGAGAGCGTCTTTAAGCGGCGGTGCAAGCTATCCAACAGTGACTTTTCAGGTGAAACTAAGTCATGCTCACGGGCCGCTGAAAGCCTGGGGAAAATGTAATATACATGGTTTGTGGGAAGGCCTGAAAACAATAACTGTAGAATAG
- a CDS encoding ferredoxin, translated as MKAIVNQETCTGCTLCAQACPDIFEMDGEKAKVLVDVVAKDKEECSKKAADECPVTAISIEE; from the coding sequence ATGAAAGCGATCGTAAATCAGGAAACATGTACAGGTTGTACTTTATGCGCTCAAGCCTGTCCGGATATCTTTGAAATGGATGGTGAAAAGGCAAAAGTTCTTGTTGACGTTGTAGCGAAAGATAAAGAAGAATGCAGTAAGAAGGCAGCCGATGAATGTCCGGTTACGGCCATATCTATAGAAGAATAA
- a CDS encoding ferritin-like domain-containing protein, protein MAKITKEKLIELLNKDLGLEYTACVQYTQHQGVLKGAMYQNMQKELVIHAQEELAHATTIAAQIDYLGGFPTVDMPLPKTSKENETMLKQDLEGENDAIARYIVRIKQAEELNLYHLAQQLRNILAVEQEHAMDLEQALGK, encoded by the coding sequence ATGGCGAAAATAACGAAAGAGAAACTGATTGAGCTTCTTAATAAGGACTTGGGTTTAGAGTATACCGCGTGTGTGCAGTATACCCAGCATCAAGGGGTCCTAAAAGGCGCGATGTATCAGAACATGCAGAAAGAGCTGGTTATCCACGCCCAAGAAGAGCTCGCGCACGCGACAACGATTGCGGCTCAAATAGACTATTTGGGAGGCTTTCCGACCGTTGATATGCCGCTGCCTAAAACCTCTAAAGAAAACGAAACCATGCTGAAACAGGATCTAGAAGGGGAAAACGACGCTATTGCAAGGTATATAGTGAGGATAAAACAGGCTGAAGAACTGAATCTTTATCACTTAGCCCAGCAGTTAAGAAATATCCTGGCTGTTGAGCAGGAACACGCTATGGATTTAGAGCAGGCCCTGGGTAAATAA
- a CDS encoding 2-oxoacid:acceptor oxidoreductase subunit alpha, with protein MQELSILIGGKAGFGIDRSGMVLGRLLNRLGYRIYIYRDYPSLIRGGHTFSVIRASKNRIAAYADKVDFVLALNKETLDLHKDRLKKDCMCIYDSEQTDAMSGLCCLGLPLSKFLKIEKAPELMRNTCMLGALTKAIGLDFEILEDVLKKEFSQNADLNIKVARRGFEEAKELIKIDPLNRESLPLLTGNQAIALGLVKGGLRAYVSYPMTPSSPILHYLANVADDFNLDVVHPESEISVILMALGYAYAGKKAAVGTSGGGFCLMTEGLSLSGMAELPVVIVLGQRPGPSTGLPTYSSQGDLHFALSAGHGEFTRFVVAPGDAEESYYWSAMSMNISWKYQIPAIILTDKELGESTSNFDISLIGNVSEEEIAMRDGKLPYKRYALTDNGISPLAFPPVKNEMIKVNSYEHDEFGITTEVPEETIKMQEKRLRKEKFLAEELEGVKAVNVYNGKRDDIALLCWGSNKGVGVEIGEKLGIKVIQPVVLNPFPIKQFQQALSGVKKLISVESNATGQLARLLNNYGISVDEKILKYDGRPFGIERLEEKVKEVIA; from the coding sequence ATGCAAGAGTTATCTATATTGATCGGTGGCAAGGCCGGTTTTGGCATAGACCGTTCGGGTATGGTTTTAGGCCGGCTTTTAAACAGGCTGGGGTATCGCATTTATATATACCGCGATTATCCTTCACTTATCCGTGGAGGGCACACCTTTTCTGTGATACGTGCCTCAAAAAACAGGATAGCTGCTTACGCTGACAAGGTGGATTTTGTTTTAGCTTTAAATAAGGAGACACTCGATTTACATAAAGATAGGCTAAAAAAAGATTGCATGTGTATTTATGATTCTGAACAAACAGATGCAATGTCCGGTCTTTGTTGCCTGGGGCTACCATTGAGTAAGTTCCTTAAAATAGAAAAAGCGCCCGAGTTGATGCGTAATACTTGTATGCTTGGCGCACTGACAAAAGCTATCGGCCTAGACTTTGAAATTTTAGAAGATGTCCTGAAAAAAGAGTTTTCTCAGAATGCCGATCTCAATATAAAAGTTGCCAGAAGGGGCTTTGAAGAAGCTAAAGAACTTATTAAGATAGATCCTTTGAATAGGGAAAGTTTGCCGTTACTTACTGGGAATCAGGCCATTGCCTTGGGATTGGTCAAAGGAGGCCTAAGGGCCTATGTTTCTTATCCGATGACTCCCAGTTCTCCGATATTACATTATCTGGCGAATGTGGCGGATGATTTTAACTTGGATGTGGTTCATCCGGAAAGCGAAATAAGCGTTATACTTATGGCGTTAGGTTACGCGTATGCCGGTAAGAAAGCGGCAGTAGGAACATCGGGCGGCGGTTTCTGCCTTATGACCGAAGGCTTAAGTCTGAGCGGTATGGCTGAATTACCCGTTGTAATAGTCCTTGGCCAGCGGCCGGGCCCGTCAACGGGTCTGCCTACCTACTCCTCGCAGGGAGATTTACATTTTGCCTTGAGCGCCGGCCATGGTGAATTTACGCGTTTTGTTGTCGCGCCCGGTGACGCCGAAGAATCATATTACTGGTCGGCGATGTCCATGAATATCAGTTGGAAATATCAGATCCCGGCTATAATTCTTACTGACAAAGAGTTAGGGGAAAGTACATCAAATTTCGATATATCGTTAATCGGAAATGTATCTGAAGAAGAAATAGCTATGCGGGATGGAAAATTGCCTTATAAAAGATATGCACTTACAGATAACGGCATTTCACCTTTAGCCTTCCCCCCGGTTAAGAATGAAATGATCAAAGTAAACAGCTATGAGCATGACGAATTTGGTATAACCACAGAAGTACCGGAAGAGACCATAAAGATGCAGGAAAAACGATTGCGTAAAGAAAAATTTTTAGCAGAGGAACTTGAGGGGGTCAAGGCGGTAAATGTATATAATGGCAAGAGAGATGACATCGCACTTCTTTGTTGGGGTTCTAACAAGGGCGTCGGTGTTGAAATTGGAGAAAAGTTAGGAATAAAAGTCATTCAGCCGGTTGTGCTTAATCCTTTTCCAATAAAACAATTTCAGCAGGCTCTATCAGGAGTAAAAAAGCTTATTTCAGTAGAAAGCAACGCAACCGGCCAGCTTGCGAGACTCCTTAATAATTATGGTATTAGCGTTGATGAGAAAATTCTGAAATATGACGGCAGGCCATTTGGCATTGAAAGATTAGAAGAGAAGGTAAAAGAGGTGATAGCATGA
- a CDS encoding 2-oxoacid:ferredoxin oxidoreductase subunit beta, whose protein sequence is MTSQNLETNAKNTWCPGCGNFAILNSIKAVLKSIREEGTSLENVVLVSGIGCHAKIVDYINANSFYSIHGRATPAAEGIKLANPNLKVIGFAGDGDAYGEGLEHLIFAAKRNIDITMIIHDNRVYGLTTGQYTPTSPLGFKGRSTPGGSKERPINPLELMLASGATFLARGFSHGIEQLKKIFKEAINHKGFALVDVLQVCVTFYNMYEYYDKRVYELKDHDAGDYAEALNKIKEWNYHDDSKIALGVLYKKESPTFEEGLSSSGKSEIDVDSNIKSILAKTI, encoded by the coding sequence ATGACTTCCCAGAACTTAGAAACTAACGCTAAAAACACATGGTGCCCGGGCTGCGGTAATTTCGCTATTTTAAATTCCATAAAAGCGGTCTTAAAAAGTATCCGTGAAGAAGGAACGTCTTTAGAGAATGTGGTATTGGTCTCCGGGATCGGTTGTCATGCTAAAATAGTTGACTATATAAACGCGAACAGTTTCTATTCTATTCACGGAAGAGCCACACCAGCAGCCGAAGGAATTAAACTCGCGAATCCAAATCTTAAAGTTATAGGTTTTGCCGGTGACGGTGACGCTTATGGCGAAGGATTGGAACATCTGATATTCGCCGCTAAGCGGAATATCGATATTACTATGATAATACATGATAATCGTGTATACGGGCTTACAACTGGCCAGTATACCCCTACATCTCCGCTTGGTTTTAAAGGCCGTTCGACTCCCGGGGGAAGTAAGGAACGCCCGATTAACCCTCTTGAACTTATGCTGGCCAGCGGCGCGACTTTTCTTGCCAGAGGTTTTTCACATGGAATAGAACAGCTCAAGAAAATATTTAAGGAAGCGATAAACCATAAGGGCTTTGCTTTGGTAGATGTACTTCAAGTTTGCGTTACCTTCTATAACATGTATGAGTACTACGATAAACGAGTGTATGAACTAAAAGATCATGATGCAGGAGATTATGCCGAGGCGCTTAATAAAATAAAGGAATGGAATTATCACGATGATTCGAAGATAGCGCTTGGTGTATTATATAAAAAAGAAAGTCCGACTTTTGAAGAGGGGCTTTCATCATCCGGAAAAAGCGAAATAGACGTTGATTCAAACATAAAAAGCATACTGGCTAAAACTATTTAA
- a CDS encoding rubredoxin, which translates to MGFTVEGSSRKEEVPVETSKKAAKTGKYQCKVCSYIYDPEKGDPDNGIKAGTSFKDLPDDWKCPECGVNKDQFEEMKGE; encoded by the coding sequence CTGGGGTTTACAGTCGAAGGGAGCAGCCGGAAAGAAGAGGTACCTGTCGAAACAAGTAAAAAAGCGGCAAAAACAGGGAAATACCAATGCAAGGTTTGCAGCTATATCTATGATCCCGAAAAAGGTGACCCGGATAACGGCATAAAAGCGGGGACCTCTTTTAAAGATTTACCCGATGACTGGAAATGCCCGGAATGCGGTGTAAACAAGGATCAATTTGAAGAAATGAAGGGAGAGTAA
- the tpx gene encoding thiol peroxidase → MDRRITLKSKTLFLAGRRVKEGDSASQFYAVDSELKEVKLTDYKDSIKIITSFLSLDTPTCNLQVKEFNKRASKLAEDIVVIGISQDLPFAQKRFCEANKIEKVITLSDYKTNSFGINYGLLIKELRLLARAVIIVDKNNVIRYVSIVQEASDEPDYQSALKALKDVIEKPFLKGSQERPSHCLPCEAGTPPLKEGRIEQLMATVEGWELIEGKKIKKTFKFKDFIEAKYFLDIISVIAEEQGHHPNITIIYNKVTITLTTHAIGGLSDNDFIMAQIIDEIGGA, encoded by the coding sequence ATGGATAGAAGAATTACCTTGAAGTCAAAAACACTGTTTTTGGCAGGCAGGAGAGTCAAAGAAGGAGACTCGGCGTCACAATTTTATGCAGTTGATAGCGAGCTTAAGGAAGTTAAACTAACTGACTACAAAGATTCTATAAAAATCATCACCTCTTTTCTTTCTCTGGATACACCTACTTGTAATTTGCAAGTTAAGGAATTTAACAAAAGGGCTAGCAAGTTGGCAGAAGATATTGTTGTTATCGGCATCAGCCAGGATTTACCTTTCGCCCAAAAGCGCTTTTGTGAGGCGAATAAAATCGAGAAGGTAATAACTCTTTCTGATTACAAAACCAACTCTTTTGGCATTAATTACGGCCTTTTGATTAAAGAACTGCGCCTTCTGGCCCGTGCGGTTATTATTGTAGATAAAAACAATGTCATTCGTTATGTTTCGATTGTTCAAGAGGCAAGTGATGAGCCGGATTACCAGTCAGCGCTAAAGGCACTAAAAGATGTGATCGAAAAACCATTTCTTAAGGGATCCCAAGAGAGGCCTTCTCATTGTCTTCCCTGTGAAGCCGGTACCCCACCGCTTAAAGAGGGCCGCATAGAGCAGTTAATGGCTACTGTTGAGGGCTGGGAACTTATCGAAGGCAAGAAAATAAAAAAGACTTTTAAATTCAAAGATTTTATTGAGGCCAAATATTTTTTGGATATTATTAGCGTCATTGCCGAAGAGCAGGGCCATCATCCTAACATCACGATTATTTATAATAAAGTAACGATTACGCTTACCACTCACGCTATCGGCGGGCTTAGCGATAATGATTTTATTATGGCTCAGATCATAGATGAAATAGGGGGGGCCTGA
- a CDS encoding dienelactone hydrolase family protein produces the protein MKRVIAIYRWGLILITGFVLLFLPKLAQAEIHAETIEYKDGEVILEGYLAYDDSIKEKRPGVLVVHEWTGINDYIKQRVNQLAEEGYIAFAADIYGKSIRPQNKEEAAKQAGIYRADRKLMRRRVQAGLACLKKNPITDPSRIAAIGYCFGGGVVLELARSGADVEGVVSFHGNLDTPNPEDAGMIKAKVLVLHGADDPHVPMRQVKDFEREMDRANVDWRMVSYKGAVHSFTNPASGNDPSTGAAYNKEADMNSWKEMIAFFNKIFHDYNWPLEAMANITDTSGKEVGKVLFRENEGRGVTIDLKLHSFLPGRHAFHIHEFPVCDAPDFKSAGGHFNPYGKQHGFLNEKGHHAGDLPNIIVEENGNCQMSFTTTQITLRKDKENSILRKFGTSLVIHELPDDYFTDPAGGGGKRLACGTIKEVEVKR, from the coding sequence ATGAAAAGAGTCATAGCGATATATCGTTGGGGACTCATATTGATAACCGGATTTGTTTTATTATTTTTGCCGAAACTTGCCCAAGCCGAGATACACGCTGAAACTATAGAGTATAAAGACGGCGAGGTTATTTTGGAAGGGTATCTTGCTTATGATGACTCAATAAAAGAAAAACGTCCCGGGGTTTTAGTCGTGCATGAGTGGACAGGCATAAACGATTATATAAAACAACGTGTTAATCAATTGGCAGAAGAAGGTTATATAGCTTTTGCGGCTGATATTTATGGTAAAAGCATCAGACCGCAAAATAAGGAAGAAGCGGCTAAGCAGGCGGGCATTTACCGTGCCGACCGTAAACTCATGCGCAGAAGGGTACAGGCGGGTTTGGCCTGCCTTAAAAAAAATCCGATCACCGACCCTTCGCGTATTGCCGCGATAGGTTATTGTTTCGGCGGTGGCGTGGTCTTGGAGCTTGCCCGAAGCGGAGCTGATGTCGAGGGAGTGGTAAGCTTTCATGGCAACCTGGATACTCCTAACCCGGAAGACGCCGGAATGATAAAAGCGAAAGTGCTGGTTCTTCATGGTGCCGATGATCCCCATGTTCCAATGAGACAGGTAAAAGATTTTGAGAGGGAAATGGACCGGGCAAATGTGGATTGGCGCATGGTAAGTTACAAAGGCGCTGTCCATAGTTTTACGAATCCGGCGTCCGGAAACGATCCTTCCACGGGCGCGGCTTACAACAAAGAAGCGGATATGAATTCATGGAAAGAAATGATTGCCTTCTTTAATAAAATATTTCACGATTATAATTGGCCTTTAGAGGCTATGGCAAATATTACCGATACTAGTGGTAAAGAAGTAGGGAAGGTGCTGTTTAGGGAAAACGAAGGCCGCGGAGTAACCATAGATTTAAAGCTACATTCATTTTTACCGGGCAGGCACGCTTTTCATATACATGAATTTCCTGTTTGTGATGCGCCGGACTTTAAATCAGCAGGAGGGCATTTTAATCCTTATGGAAAACAGCATGGGTTTCTGAACGAAAAAGGCCACCATGCCGGGGATTTGCCAAATATCATTGTAGAGGAAAATGGTAATTGCCAGATGTCTTTCACTACGACACAGATAACTTTAAGAAAAGATAAGGAAAATTCTATATTAAGAAAGTTTGGGACATCTCTGGTGATTCATGAGCTGCCGGATGATTATTTCACCGATCCGGCCGGAGGCGGCGGCAAGAGGCTTGCCTGCGGAACAATAAAAGAAGTGGAGGTAAAAAGGTGA
- a CDS encoding type 1 glutamine amidotransferase: MKIAVLVEDHYQVLEVWYPYLRLKEEGIETVFVGPGRKKEYGSKEGYPAPEETSVETASVDDFDGVIVPGGYAPDLLRRSKKIVDFVKNINKQKKLVAAICHAGWVLVSAGILKGKKATCFSAIKDDVVNAGAEFIDKAVVVDGNIVTSRTPYDLGPFCREIIKFLKSKGR; this comes from the coding sequence GTGAAGATAGCAGTATTAGTAGAGGATCATTATCAGGTTTTGGAGGTTTGGTATCCATATTTACGCCTTAAGGAAGAAGGTATAGAAACGGTTTTCGTCGGACCGGGACGGAAAAAAGAATACGGTAGCAAGGAAGGCTATCCTGCCCCCGAAGAGACATCGGTAGAAACAGCTAGTGTGGATGATTTTGACGGGGTGATTGTACCCGGCGGTTACGCTCCTGACTTGTTGCGAAGGTCAAAGAAGATAGTCGATTTTGTGAAAAATATAAATAAACAAAAGAAACTTGTTGCCGCCATATGCCATGCCGGTTGGGTCTTGGTTTCCGCCGGCATATTGAAGGGAAAGAAGGCGACCTGTTTTTCCGCCATAAAAGACGACGTCGTCAATGCCGGCGCGGAATTTATCGACAAGGCGGTCGTTGTTGATGGCAATATAGTAACATCCCGCACTCCGTATGATCTTGGGCCGTTTTGCCGAGAGATCATAAAATTTCTAAAGAGTAAGGGACGTTAA
- a CDS encoding DUF438 domain-containing protein, whose product MDKADRLAGLLKRLNTGENPESVKKEAKEFLAALDPKDLSLAEQKLIEAGLSYEDLRNLCCVHMEVLKGQLENMKIKLSPGHVIHTMVAEHDMILGFLDQLEKVNNNIQKMDRFNSDREEFKELKHIAEHLVGSEPHHKREEDVVFPEMEKKGVSAPQKIMRMEHEVLRARKKDLLGLVSKAQVMDFNEFKSELAATAGYIMFTLREHIFKENNILYPTAIEIIDEQESWDRMKKECDTIGYCCFTPER is encoded by the coding sequence ATGGATAAAGCCGATAGATTAGCCGGCCTTTTAAAGCGGCTCAATACCGGGGAAAATCCGGAAAGCGTGAAGAAGGAGGCCAAAGAATTCTTGGCGGCCCTTGACCCGAAAGACCTTTCATTGGCAGAGCAGAAGTTGATTGAGGCCGGGCTTTCGTATGAAGACTTACGTAACCTCTGTTGTGTCCACATGGAGGTACTTAAGGGCCAGCTGGAGAATATGAAGATAAAATTAAGCCCGGGGCATGTGATCCATACAATGGTTGCCGAGCACGATATGATTTTGGGGTTTTTAGACCAACTTGAGAAGGTGAATAACAACATTCAGAAAATGGACCGATTCAACAGTGACAGGGAAGAATTTAAAGAATTAAAGCATATTGCCGAGCATCTTGTCGGTTCCGAACCGCATCACAAGCGTGAAGAGGATGTCGTATTCCCTGAGATGGAAAAGAAAGGGGTCTCGGCGCCGCAGAAGATAATGAGGATGGAGCATGAAGTACTGCGCGCCCGCAAGAAAGACCTTCTTGGTTTGGTGTCGAAGGCGCAGGTGATGGATTTTAACGAATTCAAAAGTGAACTCGCGGCAACAGCGGGTTATATAATGTTTACTCTGCGTGAGCATATTTTCAAGGAAAACAATATTCTTTACCCCACGGCCATTGAAATCATTGATGAACAAGAAAGCTGGGATAGAATGAAGAAAGAGTGCGATACGATAGGGTACTGCTGCTTTACTCCGGAGCGGTGA